In Halomarina ordinaria, one genomic interval encodes:
- a CDS encoding helicase-related protein has translation MTNLRDREWQSIYESKPEQGRAHLVKDFYEPALERSQQYDRIAGYFSSTALAAAANGIHALVENDGEMRLIVGTELYESDRPVLETLTDRLEENLEDLDDERLDANLRILARLLREGRIHIKVAYPRSPSHDWEIFHPKVGLFHDSGGNTISFEGSVNETVGGWARNYERFKVHRSWVPEQADYVAGDEETFERLWSDEHPFVEVYDLPEAIEEDIIDWKAPDTESDLQEAIQIANGTAPPTERDKANIIQDGPLSPGGLALAEEASTITPWPHQRVVSDTLVNTYPQSFLLCDEVGLGKTIEAGLTLSRLGLTGELETGLLLVPASLQRQWQEELWEKFNINAVRFDRDTAGDHVFRDVRGRDHYPPSATDLDLTGEREWTDSPIWRFLYEQQSTDADVSSPLDGPTVVIMSWHTARLDDRWDQVAPLDRVSDRSRDVIPASCRGRDHDTEDRMGVWDAVIVDEAHNARRGSNFYALLEQLRDYTHAYYLLTATPMQLHSGELYDLMQLLDLPGGWDNRDTFMEFFETRDGLSRALNEVLDNPSSESDKAEASWDTQATLDGLEHQDRLPTDRPFSSKVFQHLADELEINEDRQDRAIAKERVLTACRLARAYGDAYDGYLDHVDDAMADYDIDRFEASEDTKLKRLLYPEDADEWLMASRSDRQDALDELSPGGWRVIRDVLAESTPVDALIHRNTRDTLRKYEAVGLLETTVPNRNPEQRKIELTEEARAVYDQIDEYTREFYKRAQQTDEAQTRAIGFVMTTYRQRLTSSVYAISQSLKHRLETLRAQRTVLAGRERARDRDYGDAEQVVLETLQDADLDDGDVLDELDASSDDLDLSELIPSVTEEGKQLIEEEIEALEAFVNDLDLVDTDPKIQQLYNDLDELDRAGHNRVIVFTQYADTMDFIRDSLADLLGATIATYSGRGGELYDPDSETWEHVGKERVKREFSRDDGLVDILVCTDSASEGLNLQECGALINYDLPWNPMRVEQRIGRIDRIGQRFDEIRILNYSYEDTVETDIYDRLDDRIGLFENVVGEMQPILSGVSQQIRDATLNADSADDQTAVESADREFSEELEERDQGDRVDVGESLEDVDDLVAQDVVDEAKLDAWQSYNHPDLVDVGEEEYEYQPPFETPSLQSVLVDNDALAEAGVEFTPVHEIDFEYDDGDFDFADSTYRLSVGDAPIEVPAGDGEQTIAQAIATAADEVAVTFSAVCADEFPSVQHLAPGHPLLGQLLTVLQDVSEDPSRLHQRIVTRPDQDQEPVVCAWGRDGVFTRIAGDGAVTENGPMDSLPTWCDQFLDNREKSTKPP, from the coding sequence ATGACTAATCTACGTGACCGCGAGTGGCAGTCGATCTACGAGAGCAAGCCCGAGCAGGGGCGAGCCCATCTCGTCAAGGACTTCTACGAGCCCGCATTGGAACGCAGTCAGCAATACGACCGGATCGCGGGCTACTTCTCGAGTACGGCACTCGCGGCTGCTGCCAACGGCATTCACGCCCTCGTCGAGAACGATGGTGAAATGCGCCTCATCGTCGGCACCGAACTCTACGAGTCTGACCGTCCGGTTCTAGAGACGCTCACCGACCGCCTCGAGGAAAACCTCGAGGACCTCGATGACGAACGCCTGGATGCGAACCTCCGTATTCTCGCGCGTCTCCTCCGCGAGGGCCGGATCCACATCAAGGTCGCCTATCCACGCTCTCCCTCTCACGACTGGGAGATCTTCCATCCGAAAGTTGGACTCTTCCACGATAGCGGCGGAAACACGATTTCGTTCGAGGGCAGCGTCAACGAGACGGTCGGCGGCTGGGCTCGCAACTATGAGCGGTTCAAAGTTCATCGGTCGTGGGTTCCTGAACAGGCGGACTACGTCGCCGGCGACGAGGAAACCTTCGAGCGACTGTGGAGTGATGAACACCCCTTCGTCGAAGTGTATGACCTCCCCGAGGCGATCGAAGAGGACATCATCGACTGGAAAGCCCCAGACACCGAGAGCGATCTCCAGGAAGCGATTCAGATCGCGAACGGTACAGCTCCGCCGACGGAGCGCGACAAAGCGAACATCATTCAGGATGGACCGCTCTCGCCCGGTGGGCTCGCACTGGCCGAGGAAGCGAGCACGATCACGCCGTGGCCACATCAACGAGTTGTCTCGGACACACTCGTCAATACATATCCACAGAGCTTCTTGCTGTGTGACGAGGTGGGGCTCGGGAAGACGATCGAGGCCGGTCTTACACTCTCCCGGCTTGGACTCACCGGGGAGCTTGAAACCGGGCTGTTGCTGGTTCCGGCGAGTCTGCAGCGGCAGTGGCAGGAAGAGCTCTGGGAGAAGTTCAACATCAACGCCGTCCGATTTGACCGGGACACAGCGGGCGATCACGTATTCCGGGATGTCCGCGGTCGCGATCACTATCCACCATCGGCAACGGACCTCGACCTCACTGGGGAGCGCGAATGGACGGACAGCCCCATCTGGCGGTTCCTCTACGAACAGCAGTCGACTGATGCCGATGTATCGTCGCCGCTGGATGGGCCGACGGTCGTCATTATGTCCTGGCACACGGCTCGTCTCGACGACCGGTGGGATCAGGTCGCTCCCTTAGACCGGGTATCCGACCGGTCTCGGGACGTCATCCCGGCAAGCTGTCGCGGACGCGACCACGATACGGAAGACCGGATGGGCGTGTGGGACGCCGTCATCGTCGACGAGGCGCACAACGCCCGACGTGGCAGTAATTTCTACGCTCTTCTCGAACAGCTTCGCGATTATACGCACGCCTACTACCTCTTGACGGCTACACCGATGCAATTGCACTCAGGCGAACTTTACGATCTGATGCAGTTGCTGGATCTTCCGGGTGGTTGGGATAACCGGGATACCTTCATGGAGTTCTTCGAAACCCGAGACGGGCTGTCGCGGGCCCTCAACGAGGTTCTCGACAACCCTAGTTCAGAGTCCGACAAAGCGGAGGCTTCCTGGGACACGCAAGCCACGCTCGATGGACTGGAACACCAAGACCGGCTCCCGACGGACCGACCATTCTCCTCAAAAGTCTTCCAGCACCTTGCAGACGAACTCGAGATCAATGAGGACAGACAGGACCGTGCCATTGCCAAAGAGCGTGTGCTGACCGCGTGCCGGCTCGCACGAGCCTATGGAGACGCCTACGACGGCTATCTCGACCATGTCGACGACGCGATGGCAGATTATGACATCGACCGCTTCGAGGCGAGCGAGGATACGAAACTCAAACGGCTCCTCTATCCTGAAGACGCCGACGAGTGGTTGATGGCGTCCCGCAGCGACCGACAGGACGCACTTGACGAACTTTCCCCGGGCGGTTGGCGAGTCATCCGCGATGTTCTCGCAGAGTCCACGCCCGTCGACGCGCTCATTCACCGGAATACACGGGATACACTCCGGAAGTACGAGGCAGTCGGTCTCCTCGAAACAACCGTTCCGAACCGAAATCCCGAACAACGGAAAATCGAACTCACCGAGGAGGCACGGGCGGTCTACGACCAGATCGACGAGTACACACGTGAATTCTACAAGCGAGCCCAACAGACTGACGAAGCCCAAACACGCGCCATTGGGTTCGTGATGACCACGTACCGGCAGCGACTCACGTCGAGTGTCTATGCGATCAGTCAGAGCCTGAAACACCGGCTTGAGACACTTCGGGCGCAACGAACCGTGCTTGCCGGACGGGAACGCGCTCGTGATCGGGACTATGGTGATGCGGAGCAGGTCGTCCTCGAAACGCTACAAGACGCAGACCTCGACGACGGGGATGTTCTGGATGAACTCGACGCTAGTAGCGACGACTTGGACCTCTCTGAACTCATCCCGAGCGTGACTGAAGAGGGGAAACAGCTTATCGAGGAAGAAATCGAGGCCCTGGAAGCGTTCGTCAACGACTTAGACTTGGTTGATACAGATCCGAAGATTCAGCAGCTGTACAACGACCTCGACGAGCTGGACCGGGCTGGTCACAACCGGGTGATTGTCTTCACGCAGTACGCGGACACAATGGACTTCATCCGGGACAGTCTCGCGGACCTTCTTGGAGCGACAATCGCGACGTACTCCGGTCGTGGCGGCGAGCTGTACGACCCCGATTCTGAAACGTGGGAGCACGTCGGGAAAGAGCGCGTGAAGCGTGAATTCTCACGTGATGATGGCCTGGTCGATATCCTCGTCTGTACCGACTCCGCGAGTGAGGGGCTAAACCTCCAGGAGTGTGGGGCGCTCATCAACTACGACCTGCCGTGGAATCCGATGAGGGTTGAACAGCGTATCGGTCGGATTGACCGCATCGGCCAACGATTCGACGAGATTCGCATTCTCAACTACAGCTACGAGGATACGGTTGAGACGGACATCTATGATCGCCTTGACGACCGGATTGGTCTCTTCGAAAATGTCGTCGGTGAGATGCAACCCATACTCTCAGGCGTCAGCCAACAGATTCGGGATGCGACCTTGAACGCCGACAGCGCTGACGACCAGACTGCGGTCGAGTCAGCTGACCGCGAGTTCTCTGAAGAACTCGAAGAACGCGATCAGGGCGATCGCGTCGATGTCGGAGAGTCACTCGAGGACGTCGACGACCTCGTCGCTCAGGACGTTGTCGACGAAGCAAAACTTGATGCGTGGCAGTCCTACAATCACCCAGATCTTGTCGATGTCGGCGAGGAGGAATACGAGTATCAACCTCCGTTCGAGACACCGAGTCTTCAGTCAGTGTTGGTCGATAACGACGCTCTTGCCGAGGCCGGTGTCGAATTCACTCCGGTTCATGAGATTGACTTCGAGTACGATGACGGGGACTTCGACTTTGCGGACAGTACATATCGCCTTTCAGTAGGTGATGCACCGATTGAGGTCCCAGCCGGGGATGGGGAACAGACGATTGCACAGGCTATTGCGACTGCTGCTGATGAAGTGGCGGTGACGTTCTCGGCTGTGTGTGCTGACGAGTTCCCATCCGTTCAGCATCTTGCACCAGGTCATCCACTTCTAGGACAGCTCCTCACAGTACTGCAGGATGTGAGTGAGGATCCGTCGCGGCTCCATCAGCGAATCGTGACTCGACCCGATCAAGACCAGGAGCCAGTAGTGTGTGCGTGGGGACGGGACGGCGTGTTTACCCGGATTGCAGGCGATGGGGCAGTAACTGAAAATGGACCGATGGATTCCCTTCCGACGTGGTGTGATCAATTCCTCGATAACCGAGAGAAGTCAACAAAACCGCCATAA
- a CDS encoding DUF1156 domain-containing protein: MSNRKMTEDNSNSDGIEGQNLAIEGKLPLKAVGIENLKEANPKHMPPHRYLHPWFARRPTPAARLATLASILPEGVDSDQILSWIQIGPKEGIEGDISEYVEKKKASEGDRSGSLGEHYGYPRPFTQSPNKKERRDIHEILEETWDGELPTVLDPCAGGGIIPYEAIRYGLPTKANELNPVPSVILQVLLNYAPRVGSLKDDLEQWSQRIDDLAEERLEQYFPSEGEHDSVDSYVCAHVVTCPDCGTDIPLVSKWSIRTRRSADTVISVPEVAEDGSIGYDCLIEPTEEELDEFDHKQGTVSRGGDAECLNCGIVTESEDIVEMHQEGDFSYDIICVRYMNSSGNYSFRAPNEADYEALTSAEQRIESDFDLASFLTTPLPEGEKTREPREHGIHEWRDMFTPRQLVSHYEYYRSFEDKKDEIKEEYPEGEAEALLTVLSLVPGKLVDYNSRFSPWHTGKGYPSNAMGGKHLSLAKSFADINMSVGGMGSYQSAIRKIIESYEELVSYLPDDASPAELSTGDAASLPYSDNEIEAVVIDPPYYSSIMYAELSDMFYVWMKEYLDDVYPDQFQPDLTNKDDEAVANPSRFEGIAGGSDSKRELANNEYEQKMSEIFSELYRVLKPGGVMTVMFTHKETDAWDTLTKSLINSGFTITSTHPISSEMPARIDTQDSGSADSTLLLTGRKTTEGSSPIDSDVPTLWSDVRADTRLAAKDAARDLLDSGLSLSRRLMLSFPHSVQL; encoded by the coding sequence ATGTCAAATAGAAAAATGACTGAGGATAATTCTAATTCAGACGGTATTGAGGGACAGAATCTTGCAATAGAAGGAAAACTACCACTAAAAGCCGTAGGGATAGAGAATTTGAAGGAGGCAAACCCCAAACATATGCCTCCTCATCGGTACCTTCACCCTTGGTTCGCTCGCCGTCCTACTCCTGCAGCTCGGTTAGCGACTTTGGCCTCTATCCTCCCTGAGGGTGTAGATTCTGACCAAATACTCAGTTGGATACAAATCGGCCCCAAAGAGGGGATTGAAGGAGACATCTCAGAATACGTTGAGAAAAAGAAAGCTAGTGAGGGGGATAGAAGTGGTTCTCTGGGTGAACATTATGGCTATCCTCGTCCATTTACACAATCACCGAATAAAAAAGAGAGACGTGATATCCATGAAATACTGGAAGAGACATGGGATGGTGAACTTCCAACCGTATTAGACCCGTGTGCGGGTGGGGGCATAATTCCATACGAGGCTATCAGATATGGTTTACCGACTAAGGCTAACGAGCTAAACCCGGTTCCTTCGGTAATCCTACAGGTATTATTGAATTACGCACCAAGAGTTGGGTCACTCAAGGACGACTTGGAGCAATGGAGCCAACGTATTGATGACCTTGCGGAAGAGCGACTGGAACAATACTTCCCCTCAGAAGGAGAGCATGACTCCGTCGATTCTTACGTCTGCGCACATGTTGTTACTTGTCCCGACTGTGGAACAGATATACCGTTAGTTTCGAAATGGTCTATTCGTACACGACGGAGTGCAGATACCGTTATCTCTGTTCCAGAAGTGGCTGAAGATGGCTCGATTGGGTACGATTGTCTGATTGAGCCAACTGAGGAAGAACTAGACGAATTTGATCACAAACAGGGGACGGTCTCTCGCGGTGGTGACGCTGAGTGTTTGAATTGTGGTATCGTGACTGAATCTGAGGATATCGTAGAAATGCATCAGGAGGGGGATTTCAGTTATGACATCATCTGCGTCCGCTATATGAACTCCTCTGGAAATTACAGTTTCCGGGCTCCTAATGAAGCTGATTATGAGGCATTAACGAGTGCTGAACAACGTATTGAGTCTGATTTTGATCTTGCATCGTTCTTGACTACTCCTCTACCAGAAGGAGAAAAGACCCGGGAACCACGGGAACATGGAATTCATGAATGGAGGGATATGTTCACTCCCCGCCAGCTGGTCTCTCACTACGAGTATTACAGGTCCTTTGAGGATAAGAAGGATGAAATCAAAGAAGAATATCCGGAAGGTGAGGCAGAAGCACTTCTGACAGTTCTTTCTTTAGTTCCGGGCAAACTTGTTGATTATAATTCGCGATTCTCACCATGGCATACAGGGAAAGGATATCCTTCGAACGCGATGGGGGGTAAACACCTGTCTCTTGCAAAATCATTTGCCGATATCAATATGTCGGTCGGTGGAATGGGTAGTTACCAATCTGCCATTAGAAAAATAATTGAATCTTATGAAGAACTGGTATCTTATCTTCCCGACGATGCTTCCCCTGCGGAACTATCTACGGGAGATGCTGCGAGTCTACCATATTCGGATAACGAAATTGAGGCCGTTGTGATCGATCCTCCATACTATAGCAGTATTATGTATGCAGAACTATCTGATATGTTCTATGTGTGGATGAAGGAATATTTAGACGACGTCTATCCTGACCAGTTCCAGCCGGATCTCACGAACAAGGATGATGAAGCGGTTGCAAATCCCAGCCGATTTGAAGGTATTGCAGGCGGCTCTGATTCTAAGCGAGAATTAGCAAATAATGAATATGAGCAGAAAATGAGCGAGATCTTCTCAGAATTATACCGCGTTCTCAAGCCTGGTGGAGTGATGACTGTAATGTTCACGCACAAAGAAACAGATGCTTGGGATACTCTTACCAAATCCCTGATCAACTCTGGCTTTACGATAACATCAACACACCCGATTTCTAGTGAGATGCCTGCTAGAATCGACACTCAGGATAGTGGGTCTGCTGATAGCACTCTCTTACTTACTGGGCGGAAGACCACCGAAGGCTCATCTCCGATCGATAGTGATGTACCAACTCTTTGGAGTGATGTGCGTGCCGACACACGGCTTGCCGCGAAAGACGCTGCACGGGATCTTCTTGATTCGGGCCTCTCTCTCTCACGAAGACTGATGTTATCATTTCCGCATTCGGTCCAACTCTAA
- a CDS encoding DUF7680 family protein gives MASRGSEFETSPAEGTEEDRLVRYGTSMFGGRPTFTLVRRETDGGGEWTLHELLPREQAEARRDRLERDGRSLSITPVEDLVSDVAGDDLLSKLDGWTWDEWAGAKVARLDPTRVRALQDVVREAVEGTPGDSSEVLTGGAGFVFLPETAGVRLAVAFRGVKPIQRIDRMRSLARGVARMSDEECYYWYAKCRSPSSPNGEKALRVLLTDHVK, from the coding sequence ATGGCGAGTCGCGGTTCGGAATTTGAGACCTCACCCGCTGAGGGAACAGAGGAGGATCGGCTGGTTCGCTACGGGACGAGTATGTTCGGTGGCCGCCCGACGTTCACGCTCGTCCGACGAGAGACAGACGGTGGCGGCGAGTGGACGCTCCACGAACTACTCCCTCGTGAACAGGCTGAAGCCCGCCGTGATCGCCTGGAGCGGGATGGTCGTTCGTTGAGTATCACACCAGTCGAGGATCTCGTCTCGGACGTCGCCGGGGACGACCTCCTTTCCAAGCTCGATGGCTGGACGTGGGATGAGTGGGCCGGCGCAAAGGTCGCACGGCTTGACCCGACCCGCGTCCGTGCGCTCCAGGATGTCGTCCGGGAAGCGGTCGAGGGCACGCCAGGAGATTCATCAGAAGTTCTCACTGGGGGGGCTGGATTCGTATTCCTACCCGAGACGGCAGGCGTCCGGCTTGCTGTTGCCTTCCGTGGCGTGAAACCGATTCAGCGTATCGACCGGATGCGGTCGCTGGCTCGAGGCGTTGCACGGATGAGCGATGAGGAGTGTTACTACTGGTACGCAAAGTGTCGGTCTCCGTCGAGTCCGAACGGCGAAAAGGCCCTTCGAGTGTTGCTGACGGACCATGTCAAATAG
- a CDS encoding ATP-binding protein, with product MSSEYPSLFESCQPRDDVLDGSLQEEQFAAKLSTVVHNPEKAAPVYRDPDSFYDMTYPTEGLRTLLSNLTGRFLATTKYDPSSYTSSILCLDTRFGGGKTHDLIASYHLAENPVDIDDLSHYLLDGDEELAADYQDAVAEGLDIATGVFIGTKADSKDARHADDDPDAPNTRTMWGELAYQLYGLDGYEYLKDYDQDRDAPGEGTLSKLFAQHDQPALILIDEIADYMNKAAGTPVGDKTLADQTLSFVMALLEAAAESAHVTVVYSIADTAFGEQADRVRDGVRDHIEEVNEIGRRQHKTVTPTDENEIGQVLQHRLFSEVPENAAHEAADSYFQFYDQEDRQYPQEATDAGYVDVLAREYPFHPSLIDALTDKIDTIPRFQRTRDALRLLARAVYYLWNHQPDSYDRHWIRIYDLTVADDDPGGGIQTILRERLFDFVDLGPAVTADIYDDDGTAHAQLEDRKWTENGLPPLGTHLTTTVLWHSLAYGEQAAGLTHADLNLAIGHPDLNFDDYDAALSALRGDDMDVACYFLYEEERLRFKQEPNLIRIIDQRIESTPEASAHSRFQNRLTSKEIGDGGFQPVEFPESPADLPDTPDTPKLAVMHPDTAAVEDGGDTPPNRVTQLYEQQAAKHEGETETRIYKNYALFLAPDADRMDAAIDEARRLEAIEALLDSPEQKADLSSEQIEELRERSDEAQLMLGELVRNVYRHLYYPDRDGLTHITIGATESNGGTTLVDAVQTTLEDKIVKRDAGARGSAHVQQKLWQQTQDAMSTEALVNQYAKKPGLDYLFSTKPIRETVSSLVSDHGYAYWDGESGTAYWVGTTEPETWPHPEPFAKSPDVETSIRDSDVQIGGAFVVYRDIDALVDDHLDEIDRPEQTVATCAECGAEVENPEGSEPYYCEEHQSDTTCSSCGKEVASEQLLDERGRCQECQPDESWEASKKMMSASRAFSEVRRDAESKAGTDRTPLLEEVTIQVGGDEPFQAAKFISQRPGFKAREDSVTVRMQYETRTDDGTYSAEFTGSPSRFRDVIDQPGSFGDDRETIQFRFQFDEPEPITDEGDDLLAALDNDLDAGNIDVRVEGRGPIQASSEVTV from the coding sequence ATGAGTAGTGAGTACCCCTCTCTTTTCGAGAGCTGTCAGCCACGAGACGATGTCTTAGACGGCTCGCTCCAGGAGGAACAGTTCGCTGCAAAACTCTCGACTGTCGTCCACAACCCTGAGAAGGCAGCACCAGTCTATCGAGACCCCGACTCGTTCTACGATATGACCTATCCCACGGAGGGTCTCCGCACGCTGCTCTCCAATCTCACGGGGCGTTTCTTGGCGACCACAAAGTACGACCCCAGCTCGTATACTTCGAGCATTCTCTGTCTCGACACACGGTTCGGTGGTGGGAAAACGCACGACCTCATTGCCTCTTACCATCTTGCTGAGAACCCCGTAGATATTGACGACCTCTCGCACTACCTGCTGGACGGCGACGAGGAGCTTGCGGCCGATTATCAAGATGCGGTGGCAGAGGGCCTCGATATTGCGACGGGGGTCTTCATCGGAACGAAGGCTGATAGCAAGGATGCCCGCCATGCCGACGACGATCCGGATGCTCCGAATACCCGGACGATGTGGGGTGAACTCGCGTACCAGCTCTATGGGCTCGATGGCTACGAGTACCTCAAGGACTACGACCAAGACCGGGACGCCCCCGGTGAGGGGACCCTCTCGAAACTCTTCGCTCAGCACGACCAGCCGGCCCTCATTCTGATCGACGAAATCGCCGACTACATGAACAAAGCCGCGGGCACGCCTGTCGGCGACAAGACGCTCGCCGATCAGACGCTTTCGTTCGTGATGGCGCTCCTCGAAGCGGCTGCCGAATCCGCGCACGTCACGGTCGTCTACTCTATCGCGGATACGGCCTTTGGTGAGCAGGCTGACCGGGTTCGTGATGGCGTCCGTGACCATATCGAGGAGGTCAATGAGATTGGCCGGCGGCAGCACAAGACGGTCACGCCGACCGACGAAAACGAGATCGGACAAGTCCTTCAGCACCGACTCTTCTCGGAAGTTCCAGAAAACGCCGCGCACGAAGCCGCCGACTCATACTTCCAATTCTATGACCAGGAAGATCGGCAGTATCCACAGGAAGCCACCGACGCTGGCTACGTGGATGTCCTCGCTCGCGAGTACCCCTTCCATCCCTCCTTAATCGACGCTCTCACAGACAAGATCGATACGATCCCTCGATTCCAGCGCACGCGTGATGCCCTCCGCTTGCTTGCTCGAGCCGTCTACTACCTCTGGAATCACCAGCCCGACAGTTACGACCGTCACTGGATTCGGATCTACGACCTCACAGTCGCTGATGACGACCCTGGCGGTGGGATTCAGACGATCCTTCGTGAGCGCCTATTCGACTTCGTCGATCTCGGTCCCGCAGTGACCGCCGACATCTACGACGACGATGGTACCGCGCACGCCCAGCTTGAGGACCGAAAATGGACCGAAAACGGTCTCCCCCCTCTCGGTACCCATCTGACGACGACAGTTCTCTGGCACAGCCTCGCATACGGTGAACAGGCCGCAGGCCTAACTCACGCCGATCTGAACCTCGCCATCGGCCATCCCGATCTGAACTTCGACGACTACGATGCCGCTCTATCCGCACTCCGGGGCGACGATATGGACGTCGCGTGTTACTTCCTCTACGAGGAAGAGCGCCTCCGATTCAAGCAAGAACCAAATCTGATCCGGATCATCGACCAGCGGATCGAGTCTACCCCCGAAGCAAGCGCTCATTCGCGTTTCCAGAACCGTCTCACCTCGAAGGAAATCGGCGATGGTGGCTTCCAGCCGGTGGAGTTCCCTGAATCGCCGGCGGACTTACCGGATACCCCGGATACGCCGAAGCTCGCGGTGATGCATCCGGACACCGCTGCTGTCGAAGACGGCGGCGATACGCCGCCAAATCGTGTGACTCAGCTCTACGAGCAGCAAGCCGCAAAACACGAGGGAGAGACTGAGACGCGAATCTACAAGAACTACGCTCTGTTCCTCGCCCCTGACGCTGATCGAATGGATGCTGCAATCGACGAGGCTCGGCGTCTCGAGGCTATCGAGGCCCTGCTTGATAGCCCTGAACAGAAAGCCGACCTCTCCTCGGAACAAATCGAGGAGCTTCGAGAACGGAGCGACGAGGCACAACTGATGCTCGGAGAGCTCGTTCGGAACGTCTACCGGCACCTCTACTACCCCGACCGGGACGGGCTCACCCACATCACCATCGGTGCGACCGAATCCAACGGCGGGACGACACTGGTCGACGCTGTCCAGACAACGCTCGAGGATAAGATCGTGAAACGCGACGCCGGCGCTCGTGGGTCCGCTCACGTCCAACAGAAACTCTGGCAGCAGACCCAGGACGCTATGTCCACCGAAGCGCTGGTCAACCAATACGCGAAGAAGCCGGGGCTGGACTACCTCTTCAGCACAAAACCGATTCGAGAGACTGTCTCCTCCCTCGTTAGTGACCACGGGTACGCATACTGGGATGGCGAGTCTGGGACAGCGTACTGGGTCGGGACAACGGAGCCTGAAACGTGGCCGCATCCGGAACCGTTCGCGAAATCTCCCGATGTCGAGACCTCGATTCGGGACAGCGATGTCCAAATCGGGGGCGCCTTCGTCGTTTATCGAGATATCGACGCGCTCGTCGACGACCACCTCGACGAAATCGACCGGCCAGAACAGACGGTTGCTACCTGTGCCGAGTGTGGGGCGGAGGTTGAAAACCCAGAAGGCAGCGAACCCTACTACTGTGAGGAACACCAGTCCGATACGACCTGTAGTTCCTGCGGAAAAGAGGTCGCTAGCGAGCAGCTGCTGGACGAACGCGGCCGATGCCAGGAGTGCCAGCCCGACGAGTCCTGGGAGGCAAGTAAGAAGATGATGTCTGCCTCACGGGCATTTTCGGAGGTCCGTCGCGATGCGGAATCGAAGGCCGGAACTGACCGGACGCCGCTGCTTGAAGAGGTGACCATCCAGGTCGGTGGGGACGAACCTTTCCAAGCGGCCAAGTTCATCAGTCAGCGTCCCGGATTCAAAGCTCGCGAAGACTCGGTGACGGTTCGAATGCAGTACGAAACTCGGACTGACGACGGGACGTACAGCGCGGAATTCACGGGGTCACCGAGCCGATTCCGGGACGTGATCGACCAGCCCGGCTCGTTCGGTGATGATCGAGAGACCATCCAGTTCCGCTTCCAGTTTGACGAGCCCGAACCGATCACTGACGAGGGTGACGACCTCCTCGCTGCCCTCGATAATGACCTCGATGCGGGCAACATCGACGTCCGGGTCGAAGGGCGTGGCCCGATTCAGGCGAGCTCGGAGGTGACGGTCTGA